The DNA sequence ataccgtacaaaaaatataaaaagcaCCAttccgtatttttgtaaaaatatacaAACAACATACAATttgtatttgttaaaaaaaattggtaaaaaaaataatataaaaagcaCCATTccgtatttttataacaaaaaTGTTACATccacaaaaacattaaaaaaaaaaaactctaaatcCGTagctttataatatttttttgtcatttttgagtcttggaaaaaaaaatagataaaagaattacaaaaataaaaaaaaacaaaatcaaaccGTTGAAAGCACGTATTTCTCCAATTAATATGTTATGCTCTTAAGTTCTTAACTAATGGCTAGCAACATGCACACTCATTTTAAGAGTAATTATTTCGTTTTGTCCAACCCAATATTAGAAAGTGACAAATCTAAGATAAAATCAGGTATGTGATTGAAGCATCACTTATTTGGTAATGCGTCAAGTGTAAGAGAGGATCACAACACATCTTCTAAGAGATACTATACTCGACAAGAATAATCAGAAAAGAATCTTATCATTGATACTATCACTAATAGTAATTTAACACGTGACACGATATATACTAGCTCACTGGTATGGAAGGTAGGTAGGTTCAAGTATTATCAATTTCTAACTTTGACAATTCTCAGTCAAAATTACTCCACAAAAGTTTGTTGTTACGTACATCCCATTACCTATACATGCTTTGGAACTATTACTGATTTTCACCTCTATTCAACTTGGACGGCTAATACTATGGTTACAGACAAGACATCACAGTCATACCCTTCCTAAGCTGATGATACTAAACAATCCATATTTTATAACACTTAAGTATGTAAGGTACTTGTGTATTCAGTTTAATTGATGTTGACTGCTATGTTTGAGTTTGACAAACGAATTTTTGTTTgaaatttaatacattttttaATCTTGAGTAGAGACAATAAAGACCTAGAAGAAGTGTAAaaaatcttttaaaatattggattatatttattttctttcatgTTCATGGGAACCTAATGGATGATACCTTGCTTTAAGTATAATGCAAATCTGAGAGCCAAAAATAGACATGGAAAATAATCCCAAAGTTGTGAACTTGCGAGAAAATATGTCCACCTTTAGTTGACTTGTTCAGTAGTCCAAAATAGTCTTCAATGATTGTCCCTATACTCATAAGAAGACAAACAGAGTCATTCATTTAACCACCTTAATAAATGCCACTAGATTTCTTAGTATTTTTCACAATTCTTGACTTTAGCACCAATTTTCAATTTTCATGTCTaaagatatgataaacttaatTGGCTTCTATCAAGTATGCCAATTAATCATTCTTTCTTAAACTAACTAGCAAATCATATTTCGAATCTGTCACCACACACTCATTCACAAGTAGCTAGAGACACAGCATAGACATGGGAACTATGGCTCCAAACACCATGGAAGATCTAAAGACAAATGGATTCGAAAACTCTCAGAAAGAGCTTGATGCTGGAGCTATGTTTGTCCTCAAGTCAAAAGGTCAGTGACTATTATTTGTGTGTGTATTTATGTGTACACACACATAAATATAAAACAGAATCTAGACTGTCCATTACAGAATCTATGTTGTCCACAAACGCCAGTAATATTAATGTCAAAATCTATGGTATAACCGTTATATTAAAGACTTGCTGGATATCATCCATGTAGTTATTTTCACACACAACTCACTTTTCTCTTCTACCTTAGCTCTCTGCCGAGTGTAGAAGAGTGTCTCATAGTGTTTCAATTCAATAATAGCTCACCATTTGCATTTCACTTACTGTGTTTCTGGTTTATTGAGTAATACTGCTGCTGGTATTTGTTTTGTTGCTGCTGGTTGTTGTATATTGAGTTGCAGGTGCTCATCACAGTCTTTGAATTTGCCTTTATTCATTAAGTTACATGGCAATATTACTTAATTTTTAGGATCATGGCTTCACTGTGGGTACCACTTGACAACATCAATAGTGGCTCCAGTCCTTTTAAGTATTCCATTTGCCTTGGGGCTGTTGGGTTGGGTTGGAGGACTCATTTGCCTGACTTTGGCAGGCCTGGTTACTTTCTATGCCTACAACCTCTTGTCATTAGTGCTTGAGCACCATGCAAACCAAGGACACCGCCAGCTTCGGTTTCGAGACATGGCTAGAGACATTTTAGGTGAGTTACCATTTTAAATGTTGAAAGAATTGCTCACAATCTAGCTAATATGTTTTTCATTTCTGATGTTTTGGTATGCAATTGCCGTATCAGGTCCAAAATGGGGCAAATATTTTGTTGGGCCACTTCAGTTAGGAATATGCTTTGGTGCTGTTATTGCTTGTACTCTTCTTGGAGGGCAGAGCCTTAAGGTAAGTATCCATTTACTTAATCATGAGTTTGGATTACTTGTTAGGTGCTCTGCTATATTTAATTACATGGGATATTTTTTTGGCAGTTCATTTACTTGTTGTCAAATCCAAATGGGGAAATGAAGCTTTACCAATTTATCATCATGTTTGGAAGTGTAGTTTTGGTTTTGGCTCAAATGCCATCCTTCCACTCCTTAAGGCATATCAACCTCATTTCCCTAATCCTTTGCCTTGCTTTCAGCGCTTGCGCCGCAGCCGGTTCTGTAAATATTGGTAAGaattcaacacagaaacatgcttGTTTCCAAAAACATCAAATCAGAATTATAATGAAATGTCATGTTTAATGAAAGCAGGACATTCCAAGGATGCACCTAGAAGAGACTACTCAGTGAAAGGAAGCCAAAAGGACAGAATTTTTGGAACTTTCAATGCCATTTCAATAATTGCTACCACTTATGCAAGTGGAATAATTCCTGAAATTCAGGTACTTAAAAAGAACTCTTCAAACAAATATCAATATCGTTATTGGTTGAATTAAGTATCGGGTTTcgcataaatttttttttattaagaaaataagaaatacTGACATGTGTGAGTGACTACTTAATTTGCATTGTAGGCAACAATAGCAGCCCCAGTACAAGGAAAAATGTTCAAGGGGCTATGTGTATGCTACAGTGTGATAGCAGTAACATATTTCAGTGTAGGAGTATCTGGATATTGGGCTTTTGGAAACCAAGCTGAAGGAACAGTTTTATCCAATTTCAT is a window from the Cannabis sativa cultivar Pink pepper isolate KNU-18-1 chromosome 1, ASM2916894v1, whole genome shotgun sequence genome containing:
- the LOC115704937 gene encoding GABA transporter 1 isoform X1, with product MGTMAPNTMEDLKTNGFENSQKELDAGAMFVLKSKGSWLHCGYHLTTSIVAPVLLSIPFALGLLGWVGGLICLTLAGLVTFYAYNLLSLVLEHHANQGHRQLRFRDMARDILGPKWGKYFVGPLQLGICFGAVIACTLLGGQSLKFIYLLSNPNGEMKLYQFIIMFGSVVLVLAQMPSFHSLRHINLISLILCLAFSACAAAGSVNIGHSKDAPRRDYSVKGSQKDRIFGTFNAISIIATTYASGIIPEIQATIAAPVQGKMFKGLCVCYSVIAVTYFSVGVSGYWAFGNQAEGTVLSNFMGVDNKPLLPTWFLVITNVFTITQVLAVTLVYLQPTNEVFENKFADPKMEQFSTRNIIPRLIFRSLSVIVATLFAAMLPFFGDLMALFGAFGCIPLDFILPMIFYNVTFKPSKRGMVFWVNSVIVVASSVLVGIGAIASLRQIVIDAKTYRLFANM
- the LOC115704937 gene encoding GABA transporter 1 isoform X2 — encoded protein: MGTMAPNTMEDLKTNGFENSQKELDAGAMFVLKSKGLVTFYAYNLLSLVLEHHANQGHRQLRFRDMARDILGPKWGKYFVGPLQLGICFGAVIACTLLGGQSLKFIYLLSNPNGEMKLYQFIIMFGSVVLVLAQMPSFHSLRHINLISLILCLAFSACAAAGSVNIGHSKDAPRRDYSVKGSQKDRIFGTFNAISIIATTYASGIIPEIQATIAAPVQGKMFKGLCVCYSVIAVTYFSVGVSGYWAFGNQAEGTVLSNFMGVDNKPLLPTWFLVITNVFTITQVLAVTLVYLQPTNEVFENKFADPKMEQFSTRNIIPRLIFRSLSVIVATLFAAMLPFFGDLMALFGAFGCIPLDFILPMIFYNVTFKPSKRGMVFWVNSVIVVASSVLVGIGAIASLRQIVIDAKTYRLFANM